DNA sequence from the Sediminibacillus dalangtanensis genome:
TCTGGCATCCTCAGACGGTGGATGACAGCGTAGCCCGCTTCAGTTGAGACCCTTCAATCTGCCACACGGGCGATGGCAGGAAGGATCCTTTAGTGCTACTTACGCAGCTGCTAAAGAGTAATTGTTTTCTTTGCCAGTTATATTTAGGCGATTAACGGTTTACGAGACGTAACCTCGACCCGCAGCCTGAGCTCGATCTATCCCTGTCGAATCCGTAACGTCCCCAATATAAAAAGGGTACAACGGAATATATGATCAAGCATTATCATATGGAGTTGTAAATGTCCCTAAGACAATTCTTATTATATCATAAACACATGAATTTTCAACCCTGTGCCATCATTGCAGGCTTTCCTTCATTGCTCTGTCGACATCGCGTTTAGCCTGTTTGCGTTTCAAATCTTCCCGTTTATCATATTTTTTCTTTCCTTTTCCTAAGCCGATCAGCACTTTCGCAACGCCATTTTTAATGTAAACCTTCAGCGGCACTAGCGAGTATCCCTGCTGCTGGGTGGCTCCAATCAGTTTATCGATTTCTTTACGGTGAAGCAGCAGTTTTCGTGTCCGGGTTGGATCATGATTGAAACGGTTGCCCTGTTCATAAGGAGAGATATGCATATTCATCAAATAGGCTTCTCCTTTGTCGATACGGGCAAAGCTGTCTTTCAGGTTTACCCTGCCGGCACGGATTGATTTAATCTCGGTGCCTTTCAAGGCGATGCCTGCTTCAAATGTTTCTTCTATAAAAAAATCGTGTCCTGCTTTTCGATTCTGGGCGATTGTGTTCCCTTGTCCTTTTGGCATCCCTATTTCCTCCTATAATTCCGTACCTTTCATTTTAACAAAAAAAACTTGTGATTCCAATTATCGGGCCGTTTTCATTAAGAAGATTACCGCGAATCTTTTTTAGTGCAAATCGCAAAAGTCTGTGAGAAAATATCGAAAGAAATATCAGCAGAAGGAGTACGATGAACCGTGCCTCACGACTTATTGCAAATCAGAAAACTTGCAGCCGATGATTGGAATTTAGTAAAACATATGAAAACAAATTTAGAATACGATTACGTCGTTGATATTTTCCCGGATTTGATTAGTTCAAACGCTCATGAGCTTTATGGTTTATTTTCCGGAAACCAACTGGCCGCCATAGCAGGTTATACGCTGTTTCCCGGTGGAATGGCCATGCTTGGGAGACTGCGAAGTGATAACCG
Encoded proteins:
- the smpB gene encoding SsrA-binding protein SmpB, with the protein product MPKGQGNTIAQNRKAGHDFFIEETFEAGIALKGTEIKSIRAGRVNLKDSFARIDKGEAYLMNMHISPYEQGNRFNHDPTRTRKLLLHRKEIDKLIGATQQQGYSLVPLKVYIKNGVAKVLIGLGKGKKKYDKREDLKRKQAKRDVDRAMKESLQ